CCGCCTGTCCGGCCCCAGCGTCAGCGCCTTCGTGCAGGCGCGCAACAACGGGCATGCGCTGTTCGGCCAACCCTACCAGCTGGAAAACGGCGAGTGGCGCTTCGACCTGATGGTGCCGGTGTTCCGCGACAGCCAGTTCCGCGGCATGGTGATCGGCATCTACCAGGCCAATGCCTTCGTGCGACGCGTGCCGCCATCGTGGTTTGCCGAAAAATACTACCTGGAGCTGGGCAGCGGCGCGCGCATCCTGGCCAGCAACGCCCACAACACCACCGCCAGCCGGGTGGTGCAAAGCATCCACCTGGGCGGCACGCCGCTGCAGCTGCTGGCGCGGCCGGTGCGCAGCAGCGTGGACAAGAACCGCATGATCCAGCTGGGGCTGATCGCCGGGCTGTCGGTGCTCACCCTGCTGAGCCTGATCAGCCTGTCGCGTCACATCCGCAGCCGGGTGGCGGCGGAGCGCGAGCGCGACCGCGTGTACACCCTGTCGCGCGAATGGCTGGGAGTGATGCGTGCCGACGGCACCCTGCTGCAGGTCAACCCGGCCTTCGTGGCTGGCCTGGGCTACCCGGCGGATCAACTGCTGGGCACCTCCTTGCTGAGCTACCTGCACCCCGGCCAGCGCGAGGAAACGCAGCAGCTGCTGCGCCGGCTGCTGGAAGCCGGCAGCGTGGACCGCTACCTGGAAACCCGCGTCGGCAACCGCCAGGGCGACTCGCTGCTGCTGGCCTGGGCGCTGAGCCCGCTGCCGGATGCCGGCGTGATCTACCTGTCCGGCCGCGACATCACCGCGCAGAAGCAGGCCGAGCTGGCGCTGCGCCACGAATACATGTTCCGCAAGGCGATGGAGGATTCGCTGGTGGTGGGCATCCGCGCCATCGACCTGCAGGGCACCATCAGCTATGTGAACCCGGCGTTCTGCCGCATCACCGGCTTCAGCGAGGCCGAGCTGATCGGCCTGCGTCCGCCCTACCCGTACTGGGCGCCGGACATCGCCCCCTACAACGACGAAGTGCTGCGCCAGACACTGTCCGGCGAGCACACCCAGCAGCTGTTCGAATCGGTGATGCAGCGCAAGGGCGGCGAGCGCTTCTACGGCCAGTTGCTGGTGTCGCCGCTGATCGATGCCGAAGGGCAGCAGACCGGCTGGATGGCGGCACTGAGCGACATGACGGAAAAGCGCGAGGCGCAGCGGCAGCTGGAGGCTGCCAACGAGCGCTTCATCGCGGTGATCGAGGGCCTGGACGCCGCGGTGGCGGTAGTGCGCCCCAGTAGCCAGCAACTGCTGTTCAGCAACCACCGCTACCGCGAATGGTTGGCCGCAGCCGGCGATGACAACGGCAACGAATATTGCGACCTGCGGCTGTACCGGCTGCTGCGCCATGCCAGCAGCGAGCAGGAAATCCGCCTGGACGACCCGGCGCGCTGGTGCCTGCTGCGCACCCGGCCGCTGCGCTGGGTGGATGGCGAAGCGGCGCAGATGCTGATTCTCACCGACATCACCGAGCAGCGCGCTGCCGAGCGGCGCTACGAGGAGCAGATGCTCAAGCTGCAGGCCACCTCGCGGCTGATCACCATGGGCGAGATGGCGTCCACCCTGGCACACGAACTCAACCAGCCGCTGTCGGCCATCGCCAACTACCAGGCCGGCTGCGTGGAGCGGCTGCGCCAGGGCAAGGCCAGCGCCGAGACGCTGATCCCGGTGATGGAGAAGATCACCGCCCAGGCCGAGCGCGCCGGCAAGATCGTGCGCCGGGTGCGCGAGTTCGTGAAGCAGAGCGAGCCGGTGCGCAAGCCGGTGGACATCGCCGACGTCATCGAGGCGGCGCTGGCCATTGCCGACATCGAGGCGCGGCGGCTGGCCTGCCGCATCAACATCCACCTGGCGCCGGGGCTGCCGCTGGTGCACGTGGACCCTATCCTTATCGAGCAGGTGCTGCTCAACCTGATCAAGAACGGCATGGAGGCGATGCAGCAGCTGCCGCCAGCCGAACGCCAGCTGGAGGTCTCGGTGCAGCGCCACAGCGGCAAGCGCATCGAACTGGCCATCGTCGACCGCGGCCACGGCGTGCCGGACGACATCAAGGCGCAGCTGTTCGATGCCTTCTTCACCACCAAGAGCGATGGCATGGGCATGGGGCTCAACATCTGCCGTTCCATCGTCGAGTTCCATCAGGGTCAACTCTCGGTGGAAGATCACCCGCTGGGTGGTACCATTTTCCGCTTCACCCTGCCGGTGTATGAACCATGACACGTACCGACATCCGCATTCATATCGTCGACGACGACGAAGCCTTCCGCGATTCGCTGCTGTGGCTGCTGGAAAGCCACGACTACCGGGTGCACTGCCATGACAGCGCCGAAGGCTTCCTCGCCGGCTTCCAGCCGGGGCAGGGCGTGGGCTGCCTGATCCTGGACATCCGCATGCCGGGCATGAGCGGGCTGGAGTTGTACGAAGAGCTGCAGGCGCGCGGCAATTCGTGGCCGGTGATCTTCATCACCGGGCATGGCGATGTGCCGATGGCGGTGCAGGCGGTGAAGCGCGGCGCGCATGACTTCCTGGAAAAGC
This Vogesella sp. LIG4 DNA region includes the following protein-coding sequences:
- a CDS encoding PAS domain S-box protein: MRTPRFYTTFKRSRFYRLMPNSTIVLFFLTMAVMLWTLDARENEQLRTDLAKDTLWAEQTMRLRLDGQQEELQQMARDIGREELDEEGFLVQASQFLANTPEMVATVWADAGFTLRWVAPYEDSGLAVGSRLSGPSVSAFVQARNNGHALFGQPYQLENGEWRFDLMVPVFRDSQFRGMVIGIYQANAFVRRVPPSWFAEKYYLELGSGARILASNAHNTTASRVVQSIHLGGTPLQLLARPVRSSVDKNRMIQLGLIAGLSVLTLLSLISLSRHIRSRVAAERERDRVYTLSREWLGVMRADGTLLQVNPAFVAGLGYPADQLLGTSLLSYLHPGQREETQQLLRRLLEAGSVDRYLETRVGNRQGDSLLLAWALSPLPDAGVIYLSGRDITAQKQAELALRHEYMFRKAMEDSLVVGIRAIDLQGTISYVNPAFCRITGFSEAELIGLRPPYPYWAPDIAPYNDEVLRQTLSGEHTQQLFESVMQRKGGERFYGQLLVSPLIDAEGQQTGWMAALSDMTEKREAQRQLEAANERFIAVIEGLDAAVAVVRPSSQQLLFSNHRYREWLAAAGDDNGNEYCDLRLYRLLRHASSEQEIRLDDPARWCLLRTRPLRWVDGEAAQMLILTDITEQRAAERRYEEQMLKLQATSRLITMGEMASTLAHELNQPLSAIANYQAGCVERLRQGKASAETLIPVMEKITAQAERAGKIVRRVREFVKQSEPVRKPVDIADVIEAALAIADIEARRLACRINIHLAPGLPLVHVDPILIEQVLLNLIKNGMEAMQQLPPAERQLEVSVQRHSGKRIELAIVDRGHGVPDDIKAQLFDAFFTTKSDGMGMGLNICRSIVEFHQGQLSVEDHPLGGTIFRFTLPVYEP
- a CDS encoding response regulator transcription factor codes for the protein MTRTDIRIHIVDDDEAFRDSLLWLLESHDYRVHCHDSAEGFLAGFQPGQGVGCLILDIRMPGMSGLELYEELQARGNSWPVIFITGHGDVPMAVQAVKRGAHDFLEKPFNQEALLTAVQSALAAAASARQSESWAQQCEARLATLTSREREVLERVIEGKMNKIIADDLGISIKTVEAHRGKMMDKMGARSIADLVQTVVAYRQQKGRQH